From one Lycium barbarum isolate Lr01 chromosome 6, ASM1917538v2, whole genome shotgun sequence genomic stretch:
- the LOC132599860 gene encoding S-adenosylmethionine decarboxylase proenzyme 4, with the protein MAVSGFEGFEKRLELHFSGDDPVIRMGGLRQLDFESIEEVLNAVQCTVVSAVGNQFFDSYVLSESSLFVYPTKIIIKTCGTTQLLKSILPLIQFSCEMGFVMSECRYTRGNFIFPKAQPFPHTNFKDEIFYLQEQLPMHLCYRKASVMPSKFISHSWHVFTACDKFYDPLEIISIPNDLFTIEICMTDLDRVLARKFFKHPNMAANEMTEITGISEINPNALICDFVFDPCGYSMNSIDGDRYSTIHVTPEDGFSYASYECVGSIYDDPNDIMNILKKVVQVFRPGTMSISTTSTSNEVWTRIAKAVEPLGMKCRSCTMDDFPAPGNVVFQTFTSCRK; encoded by the coding sequence atGGCTGTTTCTGGTTTTGAAGGATTTGAAAAGAGGCTTGAGTTACATTTCTCTGGCGATGATCCAGTCATCCGAATGGGTGGTCTCAGGCAACTAGACTTTGAATCAATTGAAGAAGTATTAAATGCAGTGCAATGCACTGTCGTGTCAGCTGTTGGGAACCAGTTTTTTGATTCTTATGTACTGTCTGAATCAAGCCTCTTTGTTTACCCTACAAAGATTATCATCAAAACATGTGGTACTACTCAGCTTTTGAAATCAATTCTTCCATTGATCCAATTCTCATGTGAAATGGGATTTGTTATGAGTGAGTGTAGGTACACTAGAGGTAATTTTATTTTCCCAAAAGCTCAGCCTTTTCCACACACAAATTTCAAAGATGAAATCTTTTACTTACAAGAACAATTACCTATGCATCTTTGTTACAGAAAAGCCTCTGTTATGCCTTCAAaattcatttctcattcttgGCATGTTTTCACTGCTTGTGACAAATTCTATGACCCTCTTGAAATTATTAGTATTCCAAATGATCTTTTCACTATAGAAATTTGCATGACAGACCTTGATAGGGTACTTGCTAGAAAGTTCTTTAAACATCCAAATATGGCTGCAAATGAAATGACTGAAATAACGGGTATTTCAGAAATTAACCCAAATGCTTTAATTTGTGACTTTGTGTTTGATCCCTGTGGATATTCCATGAATAGTATTGATGGGGATCGTTATTCTACTATCCATGTCACCCCTGAAGATGGTTTTAGTTATGCTAGTTATGAGTGTGTTGGGTCAATATACGATGACCCTAATGACATTATGAACATATTGAAGAAAGTGGTGCAAGTTTTCCGACCAGGGACTATGTCGATTTCGACTACGTCGACGAGCAACGAGGTTTGGACAAGAATTGCCAAAGCTGTCGAGCCACTAGGAATGAAATGCCGGAGCTGCACTATGGATGATTTTCCGGCCCCTGGAAACGTCGTGTTTCAGACTTTTACTTCTTGCCGGAAGTAG